CAGTCGCCGCAGCGCCGCGTGTGCCGCCTGCGCCTGCTCCGGGCTGGCGGTGCGGCCGGTGCCGATCGCCCAGACTGGCTCATACGCCAGCACCGCCGTGGTGCGGCTCAGGAAATTGGCCGAGCCGCGCGCGCCGAACACCGTACCCGAGGCGCCGCTGCCGAAGGCCGCGCCCATGTCGGCGCCCTTGCCCTGCTGCAGCAGCACCAGGCCGATGATGCCCAGCGCGAGCAGGACCTGAATCACGATCAGAAACGTATGCATAGCAACCTCGTGCCTTTCCGGCGGCGCCTCAGGCGTCCTGCCCGGCGCGGCAGATGGCGCTGAACTGGCCGGCATCCAGGGCCGCGCCGCCGATCAGGCCGCCATCCACATCCGGGCAGGCAAACAGGCTGGAGGCATTGTCGGGCTTGACGCTGCCGCCGTAGAGAATGCGCAAATCGCGGGCGATTATAGCATCCTCGGCCGCCAGCAGTCGCCGCAGCGCCGCGTGTGCCGCCTGCGCCTGCTCCGGGCTGGCGGTGCGGCCGGTGCCGATCGCCCAGACTGGCTCATACGCCAGCACCGCCCGGGCGAAGGCCTGCACCCCGGCCGCGGACAGCACGGCACGTAGCTGGCGTGTCAGCACCGCCTCGGTCTGGTCGGCCTCGCGTTCGGCCAGGGTCTCGCCCACACACAGGATCGGGATCAGGCCTGCAGACTGCGCCGCCTGGAACTTGGCCGCAACGCGCGCATCGCTGTCGTC
The nucleotide sequence above comes from Nevskiales bacterium. Encoded proteins:
- the secG gene encoding preprotein translocase subunit SecG; the encoded protein is MHTFLIVIQVLLALGIIGLVLLQQGKGADMGAAFGSGASGTVFGARGSANFLSRTTAVLAYEPVWAIGTGRTASPEQAQAAHAALRRL
- the tpiA gene encoding triose-phosphate isomerase, with amino-acid sequence MGRRRLVAGNWKMHGSTAGADTLARAVREAVEACDRVEIVLCPPYPYLVQVAQRLQGSALLLGAQDVCEKTGQGAFTGEVSGQMLVDVGCRYVIVGHSERRQFFDDSDARVAAKFQAAQSAGLIPILCVGETLAEREADQTEAVLTRQLRAVLSAAGVQAFARAVLAYEPVWAIGTGRTASPEQAQAAHAALRRLLAAEDAIIARDLRILYGGSVKPDNASSLFACPDVDGGLIGGAALDAGQFSAICRAGQDA